Within Aspergillus oryzae RIB40 DNA, chromosome 2, the genomic segment TTTTCAGCCCCGTCATCTCCGGCCCGTGGACACCATGCGCAAAGCATAAACGGATCTCATTATAGAATGTCGGGTGACTTTGGGAGTGCTGCGGATATGGGTGGGGGTGGCTTGGGAAACCTTGCCGACGAACTGGCTGATGCTTGGGAGCAGGAGGAGGGTGGCTATGGGTATGCGTCAGGACAGGAGGTCGAACATATCCCTGCGGATACACAACACATGGATCGCAGCGATTCAGAGGACGGCTATCACATGGGAACCAAGACACCGTCGTCAGGTTACTCGTCCGAGCGTGCTTCTCTGCAGCCTCCAAAACCTAAGACTCGGAATGGTGGTCATCGACATCGCCGAACCGAATCACAGTATGATGGTTCAGACTACGGCCCTGACTCGGACCTAGAGGAAGCTGCGGACATCTCACCAAGTCTGGAGATGCAGATGGCGGAGGTTGAGAGCTTAGCTCGGCGGGGACTGGAAAACAATGGGAGTGAGAGTGATCATGCCATTGCTCGCGTTGTTGAGGCACTTCGGGATCTTGGTGGACAGAGTGGGATCGAAAATAATGCTATGAGGTATGGCCTTGTCTTAGTCGTTCAGGCTGATTTGCTTTTGAGAAGTAATTATACTGATTCCGGCCTCTCCGCACAGACTTATCACAGCACACTCTTCCATTACTTCCCATCTCACCCACCAAACTCGGACTCTCCAAACACTCACCcatcctctccttttctctcctttccctcttctctc encodes:
- a CDS encoding uncharacterized protein (predicted protein), with the translated sequence MSGDFGSAADMGGGGLGNLADELADAWEQEEGGYGDSEDGYHMGTKTPSSGYSSERASLQPPKPKTRNGGHRHRRTESQYDGSDYGPDSDLEEAADISPSLEMQMAEVESLARRGLENNGSESDHAIARVVEALRDLGGQSGIENNAMRLITAHSSITSHLTHQTRTLQTLTHPLLFSPFPLLSEDAIDSLIPLIDDELLPNLPYPFPVQSRHSSRPATPSHSPALNPLYSLQSLVSQTSEITLSLQSLSDTLYESRQLTATASRRLRSARELVSELRREEEGREEGTRWIEKGDWDRRLRDREAGRECGDVVSGFEAVCGEWRERLFGAAGAEAAAAAA